A window of Diospyros lotus cultivar Yz01 chromosome 14, ASM1463336v1, whole genome shotgun sequence contains these coding sequences:
- the LOC127790646 gene encoding 11 kDa late embryogenesis abundant protein-like: MQATRNAAASAKETAANLAASAMAGLEKTKATLQEKVEDAAAQDPVQKEMATEKKEERIKQAEYNKLAAREQNAAGRQAAKAGGMENYSTGGAGAATNAGNNPDWLTGNNPIAGSSTDAAMDQFEHNPGQARLNPTNRGGGPGGGPMPTSGHGTGP; this comes from the exons ATGCAGGCAACAAGGAATGCAGCGGCTTCCGCAAAAGAGACGGCGGCCAACTTAGCCGCCTCCGCCATGGCCGGCCTGGAAAAGACCAAGGCCACGTTGCAAGAGAAG GTGGAGGATGCGGCGGCTCAGGATCCGGTGCAGAAGGAGATGGCGACagagaagaaagaggaaaggaTCAAGCAGGCGGAGTATAACAAGCTTGCGGCGCGTGAGCAAAATGCTGCCGGACGACAAGCAGCTAAAGCCGGTGGGATGGAGAATTACTCGACTGGCGGAGCTGGTGCCGCCACTAATGCTGGCAATAACCCTGATTGGCTCACCGGGAATAACCCCATTGCCGGGAGTAGTACTGATGCTGCTATGGACCAATTTGAACATAATCCTGGACAGGCACGTTTGAACCCTACTAATCGGGGCGGTGGACCTGGTGGTGGCCCCATGCCCACCTCCGGCCACGGTACTGGTCCGTAA
- the LOC127790647 gene encoding late embryogenesis abundant protein 46-like, with amino-acid sequence MQSMKETPSNMAASVKSGMGKTKATVQLQVENMTDHDPAEKEMGRESERERRWWRKRRLRSLGGGVSDWTACRTCD; translated from the exons ATGCAGTCGATGAAGGAGACGCCGTCCAACATGGCGGCGTCGGTCAAGTCCGGCATGGGGAAAACCAAAGCCACCGTCCAACTACAG GTGGAGAATATGACAGACCACGACCCAGCGGAGAAGGAAATGgggagagagagcgagagagagagaaggtggTGGCGGAAGAGGAGGCTCAGATCACTCGGCGGCGGTGTATCGGACTGGACAGCCTGCCGGACGTGTGACTGA
- the LOC127790900 gene encoding uncharacterized protein LOC127790900 — MVKERKTILEEKIPETKKIKKIEKKNKFPLCGICKKTVTWRRIVGIVESHNANIAKDSGIPRKIAVAKIIEPITLKKLRKSNICSPPVNPPKIGVKWVYKTRLNPDGLIQKHKVRLVAKDYLQQPRIDYTLKHLTQLLA; from the coding sequence AtggtgaaagaaagaaaaacaattcTGGaggagaaaattccagaaacaaagaaaatcaaaaagatcGAGAAGAAGAACAAATTTCCTTTATGTGGCATTTGTAAAAAGACAGTCACTTGGAGAAGGATTGTTGGCATTGTGGAAAGCCACAATGCCAATATTGCAAAAGATTCAGGCATACCAAGAAAGATTGCCGTAGCAAAAATCATCGAGCCAATTACATTGAAGAAGTTGCGCAAGAGCAACATTTGTTCTCCGCCAGTTAACCCACCAAAGATAGGGGTAAAATGGGTCTATAAAACAAGACTTAACCCCGATGGTTTAATACAAAAGCACAAAGTAAGGTTGGTGGCAAAGGATTATTTGCAGCAACCAAGGATTGACTACACATTGAAACATTTGACCCAGTTGCTCGCCTAG